In Nitrospirota bacterium, a single genomic region encodes these proteins:
- a CDS encoding toprim domain-containing protein, with translation MATAIQELKALTGQSTSAKTEGKSKTPAGNSSKFYSPKLYTLEQIKALRPENLSFDRLHEYTAGNPVYVKAIYKDDAGKKTCKFFTLSNKTQGLYVMGRKSEPVLYNEELLLKKPDDVVLVVEGEKDAAVLTDYGFLAVTAGSSSDLMSKTVLDLFKAHLRGREVILIPDEDEPGQKAMQAVSKALTGAVASARIIDIGGAWNSLIEDKEAMPKGADISDLIESYQRCFPLTDPES, from the coding sequence ATGGCTACTGCTATTCAGGAGTTGAAGGCATTAACAGGACAAAGCACTTCAGCGAAGACCGAAGGAAAATCAAAGACACCTGCGGGTAATTCATCAAAATTCTATTCTCCAAAACTTTATACACTTGAACAGATAAAGGCACTCAGACCAGAGAATCTTTCCTTTGACAGGCTACATGAGTACACGGCGGGGAATCCTGTTTATGTAAAGGCAATTTACAAAGATGATGCCGGAAAGAAAACATGTAAATTTTTCACTTTGTCAAACAAAACGCAGGGCTTGTATGTAATGGGCCGTAAAAGCGAGCCTGTCCTTTATAATGAGGAGCTATTGTTAAAAAAGCCGGATGATGTTGTTCTTGTAGTTGAAGGAGAAAAGGATGCGGCGGTCTTAACCGATTACGGCTTTCTTGCTGTCACAGCGGGTAGCAGTTCCGATTTAATGAGTAAGACTGTCCTTGACCTGTTCAAAGCACACTTAAGAGGCAGGGAGGTTATATTAATACCGGATGAAGACGAACCAGGACAGAAGGCCATGCAGGCAGTGTCAAAGGCATTAACCGGCGCAGTTGCGAGTGCGAGGATTATTGATATAGGCGGTGCTTGGAATTCTCTTATTGAAGATAAAGAGGCTATGCCAAAAGGTGCTGACATTTCAGACCTTATTGAATCATATCAAAGGTGTTTTCCACTGACGGA